CACCGCCAGCGCGTCGGTGGAGGCATCGGTCGCCATCACCCGGGCGGTCGGACACTCGACCGCGATCGCCAGACCGATGGCGCCGGAGCCGGTGCCGAGGTCGGCGACGAGCAGATCCCTGCTCACGTCGTGGATTCGAGACGGCACTGCTTTGGAAGAAAGTGCCTCGATCGCCAGCCCGGCGACGACCTCGGTCTCCGGCCGAGGAATCAACACACGGCGGTCGACCATGAGATCGAGCGAACGGAAGCCCCATCGTCCCAGGACGTACTGGAGTGGTTCGCCGGCCACACGACGGGCGACCATCGCATCGAAACGGGCGACCCCGCGTTCGGTGGCGAGTTCGTCGAGCACACGATGCAACCGGCCCGGGTCGGCCCCGGTGACTTCCTCGACGATGCGGCGCGCGTCGTTCGCCCCCACTCGTTCGGTCGCCTCCGCGAGCAGCGCCGACCACGCGACCGTGCCCTCAGGTGCCGTCGGGTCCAACGCCGATCACTCCGTGTCCTCGAGTTGACGCTGGCGCTCCTCGGCCACGAGGGCGTCGCTCACGTCGTCGAGCTCGCCCGCGAGCACGCGGTCGAGCTTGTGAATGGTGAGTCCGATGCGGTGGTCGGTGACCCGGTTCTCCTTGAAGTTGTAGGTGCGGATCTTCTCGGACCGATCACCGGTGTTGACCTGGCTCTGTCGAAGGTCGGACGCCTCGGCGTTGGCCTTCTCCTGCTCGAGGGCAAGGAGCCGCGAACGGAGAACTCGCATGGCCTTGTTCTTGTTCTTGAGCTGGCTCTTCTCGTCCTGCATCGAGACCGTGACCCCGGTGGGGAGATGGGTGATGCGCACCGCGGAGTCCATCGTGTTGACCGACTGCCCACCCGGACCACCGGCCCGGTAGGTGTCGATGCGGAGGTCGTTGTCGTTGATGTCGACCTCGACCTCCTCCGCCTCGGGCAGCGCCAGGAGCGTGGCCGACGAGGTGTGGATACGGCCCTGCGACTCGGTCACCGGCACCCGCTGCACACGATGGGTGCCCGCCTCGTGCTTCATCCGCGTCCACACCGCATCGCCGCTCAACAACGCAGTGACCTCGGTGAACCCACCGAGGTCGGAGGGTGATGCGCCGAGCATCTCGAGCCGCCAGCCCTGTCGCTTCGCGTAGGCCTCGTACATCGTGAAGAGCTCACGAGCGAAGAGGTTCGCCTCTTCGCCCCCCGCCGCGCCGCGGATCTCGATGATGACGTTGCGGTCGGCGTTGGGATCCGGCGGCAGCAGCAGCAGCCGGAGCGCCTCTGTTTCCGTCTCGATCTTCGCCTCGAGCTCGCGGATCTCGGTCCGCATCTCCTCGCGATCGCCGCCGTCGGCATCGCGGAGCATCTCATTGGCGACCTCGAGGTCGCCGATCGTCGCTTTCAGCCCCAGGCCCGCCGCGACGACCTCCTCCAGCTGCTTGTAGCGGCGGCCGAGGTCGGCCATCTGGGCCTGGTCCGACTGCACGGCGGGGTCGCTGAGCCGAATTCCGACGTCGCGAAGCTCTTGCTCCAGGCTCTCGATGCGATCCCACACCCTTGCGAGACTAGAGGCCCGCCGTGACGATGACGCTCGTCAGCGGGCCAGGAGGATCCGTCGGGCCTCGCCGATGTCGGCGATGCGTTGGGCGGCCTGGTCACCGGCACCGCCGTGGTCGGGGTGTGCCGCGAGCAAGGCATCTCGGTAGCCGCGCTGCACCTCGCCCTTGGCGGGGCGCTCGTCGAGCGCCGACAGCCCGAGGATGCCCATCGCCCAGCCGACCGGATCGGCCATGGCGCTCGAGGAGAGTGACGAGTGACCACGACCGGCCAGGTGCGCCAGCAACGCCGGCCCGATGTCACCTGTCCACGACAGTCCCCGTCGAACGGCCGCGAGCACCTCGCCGCGTGAGCCGATCGGGAGCGCGCCGGCGGCGTAGACCGCACCGAGCACCTGCTGGGAGGGAGCACCCTTGTTCGTCGT
The sequence above is a segment of the Acidimicrobiales bacterium genome. Coding sequences within it:
- the prmC gene encoding peptide chain release factor N(5)-glutamine methyltransferase; the protein is MDPTAPEGTVAWSALLAEATERVGANDARRIVEEVTGADPGRLHRVLDELATERGVARFDAMVARRVAGEPLQYVLGRWGFRSLDLMVDRRVLIPRPETEVVAGLAIEALSSKAVPSRIHDVSRDLLVADLGTGSGAIGLAIAVECPTARVMATDASTDALAVARANLAGVGRAATRVSLHEGSWYSALPPAVEGSLDLIVSNPPYVADGEELPPVVGEWEPPTALRAGATGLDDLRRLVDDAPRWLAAEGVLVLEMAPDQTDTVAGWAEALRLRATIHPDLTGRPRAVVARKNAE
- the prfA gene encoding peptide chain release factor 1; protein product: MWDRIESLEQELRDVGIRLSDPAVQSDQAQMADLGRRYKQLEEVVAAGLGLKATIGDLEVANEMLRDADGGDREEMRTEIRELEAKIETETEALRLLLLPPDPNADRNVIIEIRGAAGGEEANLFARELFTMYEAYAKRQGWRLEMLGASPSDLGGFTEVTALLSGDAVWTRMKHEAGTHRVQRVPVTESQGRIHTSSATLLALPEAEEVEVDINDNDLRIDTYRAGGPGGQSVNTMDSAVRITHLPTGVTVSMQDEKSQLKNKNKAMRVLRSRLLALEQEKANAEASDLRQSQVNTGDRSEKIRTYNFKENRVTDHRIGLTIHKLDRVLAGELDDVSDALVAEERQRQLEDTE